A region from the Eptesicus fuscus isolate TK198812 chromosome 1, DD_ASM_mEF_20220401, whole genome shotgun sequence genome encodes:
- the TRPC5OS gene encoding putative uncharacterized protein TRPC5OS has protein sequence MEAVSIPELVSGLIDCVAQLIRIAEEILQLISQEHVPCVEQNEVAEQVEVDSSPSEEDLLPDLAEFSDLESILTLGEEEDLMFDIDQAMLDIENVYDDVLSGINDDLRSG, from the coding sequence ATGGAGGCTGTGTCAATCCCTGAACTAGTTAGTGGACTTATTGATTGTGTTGCTCAGTTAATAAGAATAGCTGAAGAGATTTTGCAATTAATTTCACAGGAACATGTTCCTTGCGTAGAGCAAAATGAGGTAGCAGAACAGGTAGAAGTAGATTCATCTCCTTCTGAGGAAGATTTACTACCAGACCTTGCTGAATTCTCAGACTTGGAATCAATACTTACACTAGGAGAAGAAGAAGACCTAATGTTTGATATAGATCAAGCTATGCTTGACATAGAAAACGTATATGATGATGTACTCTCTGGTATAAATGATGACTTAAGAAGTGGGTGA